Proteins encoded together in one Porites lutea chromosome 2, jaPorLute2.1, whole genome shotgun sequence window:
- the LOC140926138 gene encoding uncharacterized protein: METLIGKLKAKLQLLQLTHEKTEGIISTGITGKIRRHKEALQSIVIGAEEIKREIDQAKLEGGEALDKVKEWGKEFELKIDAADTEITLLEERVKRMVADAENEERETKETLLARQREEPLKFERQRLEQKAEFEKEKVASPSKQNVKLPKLVITKYNGALENWLAFWNKFEAEIDKTGLPAVTKFAYLTELVEPRVRKGIDGLPFTSEGYERAKNILQTNCCQTSETISAYVENIQGLPVISGTHPAKIHDFFETLLYNVQSLETLGKTSDCKALVRGVLNKLPGIKAELVQGKPDWKTWDFTQLINALREWKEIHPREIAKSRDRSFYVEDQDPNAPRGCVFCNNTSHKPSDCTVISSAPDRKKFLQEKRLCFNCTGLIEQLAVEAEETALAVSRGITHLSAISLLNLQTKELQ; encoded by the coding sequence ATGGAGACGCTTATCGGAAAACTGAAAGCAAAACTACAGCTTTTGCAGCTCACCCACGAGAAGACAGAGGGTATTATTAGTACCGGGATCACCGGGAAAATTCGTCGACATAAAGAAGCTTTACAGAGCATAGTTATCGGCGCGGAAGAAATAAAGAGAGAGATCGACCAAGCCAAGCTTGAAGGTGGGGAGGCCTTAGACAAAGTTAAAGAATGGGGGAAAGAATTCGAATTGAAAATCGACGCCGCAGATACGGAGATCACCTTACTCGAAGAACGTGTGAAACGAATGGTGGCTGATGCGGAGAatgaagaaagagaaacaaaggaGACCCTGTTGGCCCGCCAGCGTGAAGAACCATTAAAGTTCGAAAGACAGCGACTGGAGCAGAAGGCAGAGTTCGAAAAGGAAAAGGTTGCCTCTCCGAGTAAACAGAATGTCAAACTTCCGAAGCTTGTCATCACAAAGTACAATGGAGCCCTTGAGAACTGGCTGGCATTTTGGAATAAATTTGAGGCGGAGATTGACAAGACGGGTCTGCCTGCGGTCACGAAATTCGCCTATCTCACGGAGTTAGTGGAGCCGCGAGTGAGAAAGGGGATCGATGGCCTACCTTTTACATCAGAAGGCTACGAGCGTGcaaaaaatattcttcaaacAAATTGCTGCCAGACAAGCGAGACTATTAGTGCCTATGTGGAAAACATCCAAGGACTCCCTGTTATTTCCGGAACACATCCCGCGAAGATTCACGATTTCTTCGAGACACTCCTGTACAATGTTCAGTCGCTTGAAACCCTAGGAAAAACGTCGGATTGCAAGGCATTGGTTCGAGGAGTCCTGAACAAGCTGCCGGGAATCAAAGCGGAACTAGTTCAAGGGAAACCGGACTGGAAAACGTGGGATTTCACTCAGCTTATCAACGCCCTTCGCGAGTGGAAGGAGATTCACCCGCGTGAAATCGCGAAATCCCGTGACAGAAGTTTTTACGTAGAAGACCAAGACCCGAATGCACCACGGGGGTGTGTTTTCTGCAATAACACTTCACACAAGCCTAGTGATTGTACAGTTATCTCAAGCGCCCCCGATAGGAAGAAGTTTCTACAAGAGAAAAGGCTTTGTTTTAATTGCACTGGCCTCATCGAGCAGCTCGCTGTCGAAGCCGAGGAAACTGCGCTCGCTGTAAGCAGAGGCATCACACATCTATCTGCCATCAGCCTACTCAACCTGCAAACGAAGGAGCTGCAATGA
- the LOC140926140 gene encoding uncharacterized protein: MNTAQLYPSFNYKIENYHDCLSDVEAATALQPSYLKAIIRGANTCLKLKKFEEAIIWCDKGLDIDKDNHDLLEIKTCSFIEGEHILTQEGDKPAKEESDPPTNPRPLDRTSIAETHKNAGNDAFSKDDFVKAINSYTEGIEVKCKDEDLNAKLYNNRASAHYHLGYYPDCLSDVKAATSLQPSYLKAIIRGANTCLKLKQFEGAIIWCDKGLAIDNGNKTLLKIRRICQKDATKSEVTTVKKTVFTPYQPSTNVPKENQPVEIKDNEFALVMSNFGDVPNLSGNFNDIVNFYCQILSTAKHVGDKASEGAVYSTLGGFFLGQCDYKKAIEYNDLALDIFKELGNKRQEGYVYQCLGDVFQKLGNFEKAIEYQNRALSIAIELGEKPMEGMASYGLGNCFRGLCGYKKAIGFYNRCLTVAKGLANKEISRSLEGVALANLGHAFDCLGDYKQAEIYHRLHLSIAKEMRDKSGEGDAYTGLGNVFQGLGNFKKAEEYYSLGLSIAKDERNKEAVALAYLGLANASRNLGDTKNAVKYSNLQLTCAKELGNKYIGKGAYCNLGHIYKSLGDFKKSIEYFKRYLEIAKDFGDLEGEGAALLSRPTS; the protein is encoded by the exons ATGAATACAGCCCAGTTGTACCCAtcgtttaattacaaaatag aGAATTACCATGATTGTCTGAGTGACGTAGAAGCTGCGACAGCACTACAGCCATCTTATCTCAAGGCGATTATCAGAG GGGCGAACACctgtttaaagttgaagaagtTTGAAGAAGCCATCATCTGGTGCGACAAAGGATTAGAC ATTGACAAGGACAACCACGATCTGTTGGAGATAAAGACCTGTTCTTTCATAGAAGGCGAACACATTTTAACACAGGAAGGTGATAAACCAGCAAAAGAAGAGAGCGATCCACCAACAAACCCAAGACCTCTTGATCGCACAT caaTAGCAGAAACTCACAAAAATGCCGGCAATGATGCATTTAGTAAAGATGATTTTGTCAAGGCTATCAACTCGTACACAGAGGGAATTGAAGTAAAATGCAAGGATGAGGATCTGAATGCCAAATTGTACAACAACAGGGCATCAGCCCATTATCACTTGG GATATTATCCAGATTGTCTAAGTGACGTAAAAGCTGCGACATCACTACAGCCGTCTTATCTCAAGGCGATTATCAGAG gaGCGAACACCTGTTTAAAGTTGAAGCAGTTTGAAGGAGCCATCATCTGGTGTGATAAAGGACTTGCC attgacaatggtaacaagacGCTCTTAAAAATAAGGAGGATATGCCAAAAGGATGCTACAAAGTCAGAAGTTACCACTGTCAAAAAAACG GTGTTTACTCCATATCAACCATCAACGAATGTGCCCAAAGAAAATCAGCCCGTTGAAATAAAAGATAATGAATTTGCACTCGTTATGAGCAATTTTGGTGATGTACCAAATCTTTCTGGGAATTTCAACGACATCGTTAACTTTTACTGCCAAATTCTCAGTACTGCCAAGCATGTGGGAGACAAAGCTAGTGAAGGAGCTGTGTATAGTACCCTTGGTGGTTTTTTTCTGGGTCAATGTGATTACAAGAAAGCCATAGAATATAACGACCTTGctcttgatattttcaaagaattggGCAACAAGAGACAGGAAGGATATGTGTATCAATGTCTTGGTGATGTTTTCCAAAAGCTCGGTAATTTCGAAAAAGCCATTGAGTACCAAAACCGTGCGCTCAGTATTGCAATAGAGCTGGGAGAAAAGCCTATGGAAGGTATGGCTTCCTACGGGCTTGGCAATTGTTTTCGAGGCTTGTGTGGTTATAAGAAAGCAATAGGCTTCTATAACCGTTGTCTTACTGTCGCTAAAGGTCTGGCTAACAAGGAAATCAGTAGGTCATTAGAAGGTGTTGCCCTTGCCAATCTCGGACACGCTTTTGACTGCCTTGGTGATTACAAACAAGCTGAAATTTACCATAGGCTTCACCTTAGCATTGCCAAAGAGATGAGAGACAAGTCTGGAGAGGGAGATGCTTACACAGGTCTTGGCAACGTTTTTCAGGGCCttggaaatttcaaaaaagCCGAAGAGTATTACAGCTTAGGCCTTAGCATTGCCAAAGATGAACGAAACAAAGAAGCAGTGGCACTTGCATATTTAGGTCTAGCAAACGCTTCCCGCAACCTTGGAGATACAAAAAATGCAGTAAAATACTCTAATCTGCAGCTTACCTGCGCAAAAGAACTAGGAAACAAATATATCGGGAAAGGTGCGTATTGCAACCTTGGACATATTTATAAAAGTCTTGGAGACTTCAAGAAGTCCATAGAATACTTCAAACGCTACCTTGAAATTGCCAAAGATTTTGGAGACTTGGAAGGAGAAGGGGCCGC TTTACTATCACGACCAACATCTTGA
- the LOC140926141 gene encoding tetratricopeptide repeat protein 28-like translates to MAKDLGDKAGEGRAYGHLGRTYQHIGDYDKAMVYYDRRLCIAQELEDKAGEGAACGNLGTVSQNLRDYMKAIDCHKQQLRIGKEIGDKGMLGRAYSNIGQCFEMLKSLPEALENYQTSVKVFNEMRSLLQSEDQWKIGFRNECNQAYTGLWRVLLKQEKLTEALVAAEEGRAQSLADLIKSQYGLQECQYSGKFLEKENGMLNSTSSSTIFLAVNVFENQVDIWLLSREKPVLHRKRKLDHHRAKNANETLQSLIQFSYENMGVRAKVKCENRSLDALHKQRSVVERSSKTCSQPINQEGNLPLATLYSYVIAPVLDLIDGDEIIIVPDGPLWLAPSAALLNPFFRYLCESFRVRVIPSITSLKMIADCPEYHSGLGALVVGDPDVTKVTNSYGDQLEPLPFARKEAQLIGQILNAVPLTGKLATKCEVLKQISSVAVVHIAAHGRMETGEIALSPNPERKSQIPAEEDYMLAMTDVMNVKLRAKLVVLSCCHSGRGEIKAEGVVGIARAFMGAGARSVLVSLWAIDDEATLEFMKNFYHNLVKGRSSSESLNHAMKCLRESEKFSDVKYWAPFTLIGDDVTLSTNNKKSGPHRETQETDR, encoded by the coding sequence ATGGCAAAAGACCTGGGAGATAAGGCAGGAGAAGGACGTGCGTATGGCCATCTCGGCCGCACTTATCAACATATTGGCGACTACGACAAAGCCATGGTCTATTACGACCGGCGTCTCTGTATTGCCCAAGAACTTGAAGACAAGGCTGGGGAAGGGGCTGCCTGTGGCAATCTAGGTACAGTTTCCCAAAATCTCCGTGACTACATGAAAGCCATAGATTGCCACAAACAACAGCTTAGAATTGGCAAAGAAATAGGAGACAAAGGAATGCTAGGCAGAGCCTACAGTAATATTGGACAATGCTTTGAGATGCTGAAAAGTTTACCTGAAGCACTCGAAAATTACCAAACAAGCGTCAAAGTGTTCAATGAAATGAGAAGTCTCCTCCAGTCTGAAGATCAGTGGAAGATTGGATTTCGGAACGAATGTAATCAAGCTTACACAGGTCTTTGGAGAGTTTTGTTAAAACAGGAGAAGCTTACTGAAGCTCTAGTTGCTGCCGAAGAAGGACGGGCTCAGTCACTAGCAGATCTGATTAAATCTCAATATGGTTTACAAGAATGCCAATACAGCGGAAAATTTCTAGAAAAAGAGAACGGCATGTTAAACAGCACTTCATCAAGCACAATATTCCTGGCTGTTAACGTGTTTGAAAACCAAGTAGATATCTGGTTACTTTCCAGAGAGAAACCTGTTCTTCACCGGAAGAGAAAACTTGACCATCATCGTGCAAAGAACGCAAATGAAACGCTACAGTCTTTGATTCAATTTTCCTACGAAAATATGGGTGTTCGTGCTAAAGTTAAGTGTGAGAATCGATCTTTGGATGCATTACATAAACAACGCTCAGTTGTGGAGCGGTCATCCAAAACGTGCTCACAGCCTATTAACCAAGAAGGAAATCTTCCGTTAGCCACGCTGTACAGTTATGTGATCGCACCAGTATTAGATCTGATTGACGGCGATGAAATAATCATTGTCCCGGATGGTCCATTATGGCTAGCTCCCTCTGCTGCATTGCTAAATCCTTTTTTCAGATACTTATGTGAATCCTTCAGAGTTAGAGTGATTCCCTCGATTACAAGTTTGAAGATGATTGCCGATTGCCCAGAATACCACAGCGGTCTTGGAGCTCTAGTTGTAGGAGATCCAGACGTGACGAAAGTTACTAACAGCTATGGAGACCAGCTGGAGCCGCTTCCTTTTGCCAGAAAAGAGGCACAGCTGATTGGGCAAATTCTAAATGCGGTACCCCTCACTGGAAAATTGGCCACCAAATGTGAAGTGCTAAAACAGATTAGTTCGGTTGCCGTAGTACACATTGCTGCACATGGGCGCATGGAGACCGGAGAAATTGCGTTGAGCCCGAATCCTGAACGGAAATCGCAGATCCctgcagaagaagattacatgTTGGCAATGACTGACGTGATGAATGTGAAGCTACGAGCAAAGCTGGTTGTCCTTAGCTGTTGTCATAGTGGTCGGGGAGAGATCAAAGCTGAAGGCGTGGTCGGTATTGCACGTGCCTTTATGGGtgctggtgctcgttctgtTCTGGTATCGCTTTGGGCCATCGATGACGAGGCCACGTTGGAGTTCATGAAAAACTTCTATCACAACCTTGTTAAAGGGCGAAGTTCGAGCGAGTCCCTTAACCACGCAATGAAATGTCTCAGAGAATCCGAGAAGTTCAGCGATGTAAAATACTGGGCACCTTTTACACTTATTGGCGACGACGTCACTCTCTCGACAAATAACAAGAAATCAGGCCCTCATAGAGAAACTCAAGAGACAGATAGATGA
- the LOC140926956 gene encoding tetratricopeptide repeat protein 28-like: MLNLIDGDEIIIVPDGPLWLAPFAALLNPSSKYLCESFKVRIIPSLTSLKILAHCPEYHSSSGALIVGDPDVSEVTNSHGDQLEQLPFARQEAQMIGQILNTAPLTGKLAIKCEVLRQIGSVAVVHIAAHGRMETGEIALSPNPESRKSQTPAQEDYMLTMKDVMRVKLRAKLVVLSCCHSGRGEIKAEGVVGIARAFIGAGARSVLVSLWAIDDEATLEFMKSFYHNLVKGRSASESLNHAMKCLRESETFSDVKYWAPFTLIGDDVTLDE; encoded by the coding sequence ATGTTAAATCTAATTGATGGCGATGAAATAATCATTGTCCCGGATGGTCCATTATGGCTTGCTCCGTTTGCTGCATTACTGAATCCTTCTTCCAAATACTTGTGTGAATCATTCAAAGTCAGAATAATTCCCTCTCTGACAAGTTTGAAAATTCTTGCTCATTGTCCAGAATATCACTCCAGTAGTGGAGCTCTAATTGTCGGAGATCCAGACGTGAGTGAAGTTACCAACAGCCATGGAGACCAGCTCGAACAGCTTCCTTTTGCCAGACAAGAAGCACAGATGATTGGGCAGATTCTTAATACGGCACCTCTCACTGGAAAATTGGCCATCAAATGTGAAGTTCTAAGACAGATTGGTTCGGTTGCCGTAGTACACATTGCTGCACATGGACGCATGGAAACCGGAGAGATAGCGTTGAGCCCAAATCCTGAAAGCCGGAAATCGCAGACCCCTGCACAAGAGGATTACATGTTGACAATGAAAGATGTGATGAGGGTGAAGCTGCGAGCCAAGCTAGTTGTCCTTAGTTGCTGTCACAGTGGTCGAGGAGAGATCAAAGCTGAAGGCGTGGTCGGTATTGCACGTGCCTTTATTGGtgctggtgctcgttctgtTCTGGTGTCGCTTTGGGCCATAGATGACGAGGCCACGTTGGAGTTCATGAAAAGCTTCTACCATAACCTTGTTAAAGGGCGAAGTGCGAGCGAGTCTCTTAACCACGCGATGAAATGTCTCAGAGAATCCGAGACGTTCAGCGATGTAAAATACTGGGCGCCTTTTACGCTTATAGGCGATGACGTCACTCTCGACGAATGA